One genomic window of Canis aureus isolate CA01 chromosome 15, VMU_Caureus_v.1.0, whole genome shotgun sequence includes the following:
- the PGBD2 gene encoding piggyBac transposable element-derived protein 2 isoform X2, whose amino-acid sequence MASTSSFTVGRGASSKAKSAKLLEVLNALEEEEERSHSRQEIFIAPPDSASGDFTDEDSGDEGGRRGFHLPGSVLHASVVPEDSSEDSGAEEEEEEEEEEEEEEQLLQPALKRQRAVVEPRRIWTKRDIQADFCSWTASDPHIEDLKSQELSPVGLFELFFDEGTINFIVNETNRYAWQKNVNLGLTAQELKCVLGILILSGYISYPRRRMFWETSPDSHHHLVADAIRRDRFEVIFSYLHFADNNELDESDRFAKVRPLIIRMNCNFQKHAPLEEFYSFGESMCEYFGHRGSKHLPAGRPMQLGYKIWCGTTSRGYLVWFEPSQGTLFTKSDRGLDLGGSMVVKFVDALQERGCRPYHIFFDKVFTSVKLLSILKKKGVKATGTVHEYRTERCPLKDPKELKKMKRGSFDYKVDESEEIIVCRWHDGSVVNFCSNAVGIEPVGLTSHPSGAAKTRTQVHQPSLVKLYQEKGGGVSRMDQNIAKYKVKIRGMKWYSSFIGYVIDAALNNAWQLHRICSHDAQVDLLAFRRYVACVYLESNANVSSQGRRSRRLETESRFDMIGHWIVHQDKRTRCALCHSQTNTRCEKCQKGVHAKCFREYHIR is encoded by the exons ATGGCTTCAACTTCAAG CTTCACTGTTGGGAGAGGTGCCAGTTCAAAGGCAAAGTCTGCGAAGCTGCTCGAGGTTCTGAATgcactggaggaggaggaggagcgcaGCCACAGCAGGCAGGAGATCTTCATTGCGCCACCTGACAGTGCCTCAGGGGACTTCACTGACGAGGACTCAGGGGACGAAGGTGGCCGACGAGGCTTCCACCTGCCGGGCAGCGTCCTGCATGCCTCCGTGGTGCCTGAGGACTCGTCTGAGGACTCTGgcgcggaggaggaggaggaggaggaggaggaggaggaggaggaggagcagctgtTGCAGCCGGCCCTGAAGAGACAGAGGGCAGTGGTGGAGCCTCGGCGTATTTGGACCAAGAGAGATATCCAAGCTGACTTCTGCAGCTGGACTGCATCCGATCCTCACATAGAGGATCTCAAGAGCCAGGAACTGAGTCCTGTCGGCCTCTTTGAGTTGTTTTTTGATGAAGGAACAATTAATTTCATTGTTAATGAAACCAATCGTTATGCTTGGCAGAAAAATGTCAACCTGGGGCTCACAGCCCAGGAATTAAAGTGTGTTCTGGGCATTTTGATTTTAAGTGGGTATATATCCTATCCAAGGAGAAGGATGTTTTGGGAAACCTCTCCTGATTCCCATCATCATCTTGTGGCTGATGCAATCAGAAGGGACAGGTTCGAAGTGATCTTCTCCTACCTGCATTTTGCAGATAACAATGAGCTGGATGAAAGTGATAGGTTTGCCAAAGTCAGGCCTCTCATCATCCGGATGAATTGCAATTTCCAGAAGCACGCACCCTTGGAAGAGTTCTACAGCTTTGGAGAGTCCATGTGTGAGTACTTTGGGCACCGGGGATCCAAGCATCTGCCTGCAGGGAGGCCCATGCAGCTGGGCTACAAGATCTGGTGTGGGACAACCAGTAGGGGCTACCTGGTGTGGTTTGAGCCCTCACAGGGCACGCTGTTCACCAAATCAGACAGGGGTCTGGACCTAGGAGGCAGTATGGTGGTGAAGTTTGTGGATGCGCTTCAGGAGCGTGGCTGTCGGCCTTACCACATATTTTTCGACAAGGTTTTTACAAGTGTCAAACTCCTGTCCATTTTGAAGAAAAAGGGGGTCAAGGCCACAGGAACTGTTCATGAGTATAGGACTGAGCGATGTCCCCTCAAAGATCCCAAAGaacttaagaaaatgaagagaggtTCATTTGATTATAAAGTCGATGAGAGCGAGGAGATTATCGTGTGCCGCTGGCATGATGGCAGTGTAGTCAACTTCTGCTCCAATGCTGTGGGCATAGAGCCGGTAGGGCTGACCAGCCATCCTTCAGGAGCAGCCAAAACACGGACCCAGGTCCATCAGCCCTCTTTGGTGAAGCTGTACCAGGAGAAGGGGGGCGGTGTCAGTCGGATGGACCAGAACATTGCCAAGTACAAGGTGAAGATCCGGGGCATGAAGTGGTATTCAAGCTTCATTGGCTATGTCATCGATGCCGCCCTGAATAATGCCTGGCAGCTGCACAGGATCTGCagccatgatgcccaggtggaccTCCTGGCCTTCCGGAGATATGTGGCCTGTGTGTACCTAGAGAGCAATGCTAACGTGTCCTCCCAAGGGAGGCGAAGCAGGCGGCTAGAAACTGAGAGCCGCTTTGACATGATTGGGCACTGGATCGTCCACCAGGACAAGAGGACCCGGTGTGCCCTCTGCCACTCACAGACCAACACGCGCTGTGAAAAATGCCAGAAGGGTGTCCACGCCAAGTGCTTCAGGGAGTACCATATCCGGTGA
- the PGBD2 gene encoding piggyBac transposable element-derived protein 2 isoform X1, translating to MASTSSSFTVGRGASSKAKSAKLLEVLNALEEEEERSHSRQEIFIAPPDSASGDFTDEDSGDEGGRRGFHLPGSVLHASVVPEDSSEDSGAEEEEEEEEEEEEEEQLLQPALKRQRAVVEPRRIWTKRDIQADFCSWTASDPHIEDLKSQELSPVGLFELFFDEGTINFIVNETNRYAWQKNVNLGLTAQELKCVLGILILSGYISYPRRRMFWETSPDSHHHLVADAIRRDRFEVIFSYLHFADNNELDESDRFAKVRPLIIRMNCNFQKHAPLEEFYSFGESMCEYFGHRGSKHLPAGRPMQLGYKIWCGTTSRGYLVWFEPSQGTLFTKSDRGLDLGGSMVVKFVDALQERGCRPYHIFFDKVFTSVKLLSILKKKGVKATGTVHEYRTERCPLKDPKELKKMKRGSFDYKVDESEEIIVCRWHDGSVVNFCSNAVGIEPVGLTSHPSGAAKTRTQVHQPSLVKLYQEKGGGVSRMDQNIAKYKVKIRGMKWYSSFIGYVIDAALNNAWQLHRICSHDAQVDLLAFRRYVACVYLESNANVSSQGRRSRRLETESRFDMIGHWIVHQDKRTRCALCHSQTNTRCEKCQKGVHAKCFREYHIR from the exons ATGGCTTCAACTTCAAG CAGCTTCACTGTTGGGAGAGGTGCCAGTTCAAAGGCAAAGTCTGCGAAGCTGCTCGAGGTTCTGAATgcactggaggaggaggaggagcgcaGCCACAGCAGGCAGGAGATCTTCATTGCGCCACCTGACAGTGCCTCAGGGGACTTCACTGACGAGGACTCAGGGGACGAAGGTGGCCGACGAGGCTTCCACCTGCCGGGCAGCGTCCTGCATGCCTCCGTGGTGCCTGAGGACTCGTCTGAGGACTCTGgcgcggaggaggaggaggaggaggaggaggaggaggaggaggaggagcagctgtTGCAGCCGGCCCTGAAGAGACAGAGGGCAGTGGTGGAGCCTCGGCGTATTTGGACCAAGAGAGATATCCAAGCTGACTTCTGCAGCTGGACTGCATCCGATCCTCACATAGAGGATCTCAAGAGCCAGGAACTGAGTCCTGTCGGCCTCTTTGAGTTGTTTTTTGATGAAGGAACAATTAATTTCATTGTTAATGAAACCAATCGTTATGCTTGGCAGAAAAATGTCAACCTGGGGCTCACAGCCCAGGAATTAAAGTGTGTTCTGGGCATTTTGATTTTAAGTGGGTATATATCCTATCCAAGGAGAAGGATGTTTTGGGAAACCTCTCCTGATTCCCATCATCATCTTGTGGCTGATGCAATCAGAAGGGACAGGTTCGAAGTGATCTTCTCCTACCTGCATTTTGCAGATAACAATGAGCTGGATGAAAGTGATAGGTTTGCCAAAGTCAGGCCTCTCATCATCCGGATGAATTGCAATTTCCAGAAGCACGCACCCTTGGAAGAGTTCTACAGCTTTGGAGAGTCCATGTGTGAGTACTTTGGGCACCGGGGATCCAAGCATCTGCCTGCAGGGAGGCCCATGCAGCTGGGCTACAAGATCTGGTGTGGGACAACCAGTAGGGGCTACCTGGTGTGGTTTGAGCCCTCACAGGGCACGCTGTTCACCAAATCAGACAGGGGTCTGGACCTAGGAGGCAGTATGGTGGTGAAGTTTGTGGATGCGCTTCAGGAGCGTGGCTGTCGGCCTTACCACATATTTTTCGACAAGGTTTTTACAAGTGTCAAACTCCTGTCCATTTTGAAGAAAAAGGGGGTCAAGGCCACAGGAACTGTTCATGAGTATAGGACTGAGCGATGTCCCCTCAAAGATCCCAAAGaacttaagaaaatgaagagaggtTCATTTGATTATAAAGTCGATGAGAGCGAGGAGATTATCGTGTGCCGCTGGCATGATGGCAGTGTAGTCAACTTCTGCTCCAATGCTGTGGGCATAGAGCCGGTAGGGCTGACCAGCCATCCTTCAGGAGCAGCCAAAACACGGACCCAGGTCCATCAGCCCTCTTTGGTGAAGCTGTACCAGGAGAAGGGGGGCGGTGTCAGTCGGATGGACCAGAACATTGCCAAGTACAAGGTGAAGATCCGGGGCATGAAGTGGTATTCAAGCTTCATTGGCTATGTCATCGATGCCGCCCTGAATAATGCCTGGCAGCTGCACAGGATCTGCagccatgatgcccaggtggaccTCCTGGCCTTCCGGAGATATGTGGCCTGTGTGTACCTAGAGAGCAATGCTAACGTGTCCTCCCAAGGGAGGCGAAGCAGGCGGCTAGAAACTGAGAGCCGCTTTGACATGATTGGGCACTGGATCGTCCACCAGGACAAGAGGACCCGGTGTGCCCTCTGCCACTCACAGACCAACACGCGCTGTGAAAAATGCCAGAAGGGTGTCCACGCCAAGTGCTTCAGGGAGTACCATATCCGGTGA